One stretch of Salmo trutta chromosome 7, fSalTru1.1, whole genome shotgun sequence DNA includes these proteins:
- the LOC115197323 gene encoding alpha-mannosidase 2x isoform X1 — translation MGSRMKLKKQVTVCGGAIFCVAVFSLYLMLDKVQHDPASRQNGGGNFPRSQISVLQNRIEQLEQLLEENHQIISHIKDSVLELTDTGAVPPSGQLPFRSANGSWVLPFDGHPTFLSVKPQDCQFAQGRRGHTDLQMLDIYSLLKFDNVDGGVWKQGFEITYEPGAWDNEPLQVFVVPHSHNDPGWIKTFDKYYTDQTQHIFNNMLVKLTEDPRRKFIWSEISFFAKWWESADMHKQEAMRKLILGGQLEMVTGGWVMTDEANVHYFAMIDQLIEGHQWLEKNVGVTPQSGWAVDPFGHSATMAYLLKRANLTSMLIQRVHYSIKKHFASSRSLEFMWRQSWDQESGTDIFCHMMPFYSYDVPHTCGPDPKICCQFDFKRLPGGRVNCPWKVPPRAVVEANVAERAHLLLDQYRKKSKLFRSKVVLIPLGDDFRYDKALEWDQQYLNYQRLFDYMNSHSEMHVQAQFGTLTDYFTAVYKANGVPQGVRPPEYPVLSGDFFAYADREDHYWSGYYTSRPFYKSMDRVLESHLRGAEILFSLAVAHARHAGMEGRYPTSDYTLLTDARRTVALFQHHDAITGTAKENVVIDYGNRLLRSLQGLKRVIINAAHFLVMKNKDVYRFYQTEPFLETDDGRATQDSLPQRTLIELDQSGPRYLVLFNPVEQDRLCVVTVLVNSVRVRVLTEDGQTLPVQLSAQWSSASQMSAEGFQASFMVRLPALGLAVFHLYDSADTPMTLRSETLLRLTGQGQTAHAVDPLPLRSQTADPQLFYISTQSLTLGFSGTTGLLESIHRKDDPQEVKVQIQFVTYGTRSSKDKSGAYLFLPDGKAKPYSQKEPPVVRVVEGPLFSEVVAMYQHFQQTIRIHNVPGVDGLSLDVTTMVDIREQSNKELAMRLVTDIQNDDTFYTDLNGFQMQPRRHFLKLPLQANFYPMPSQAYIQDSHLRLTLHSAQALGVTSLESGQLEVILDRRLMQDDNRGLGQGLKDNKKTANRFRLLLERRSTGNKVVDSRPTSFPSLLSHMTSAILNHEVLALPVLPKKRGIPPLHTFTPLMGALPCDFHVLNLRSVQHQQDTHSPSPYTALILHRKGLDCDLETPNPGFNCTTSEGQLGLSSLFRNLDLQLLQPVSLSLMYSSPPLANDSSISLEPMEISAFRLKLR, via the exons atGGGCTCAAGGATGAAGCTGAAAAAGCAGGTGACGGTATGTGGAGGAGCCATATTCTGTGTGGCCGTATTTTCCCTGTATCTGATGTTGGACAAGGTCCAACACGACCCTGCAAGTCGACAGAACGGCGGTGGGAACTTCCCAAGG AGCCAAATCTCTGTTCTGCAGAACCGCATAGAACAGCTGGAGCAGCTACTGGAGGAGAACCACCAGATCATCAGCCACATCAAGGACTCTGTTCTGGAGCTGACCGACACTGGTGCTGTCCCCCCCAGCGGACAGCTGCCCTTCCGCAGTGCCAATGGTTCCTGGGTCCTGCCCTTTGACGGACACCCCACCTTCCTCTCCGTCAAGCCCCAGGACTGCCAGTTCGCCCAGGGCCGCCGCGGACATACCGACCTGCAG ATGCTAGACATATACTCCCTGTTGAAGTTTGACAATGTGGACGGGGGTGTGTGGAAGCAGGGCTTTGAGATCACCTATGAGCCTGGGGCGTGGGACAATGAACCGCTGCAGGTGTTTGTGGTCCCTCACTCCCATAACGACCCAG GCTGGATCAAGACGTTTGATAAGTACTACACAGATCAGACGCAGCACATCTTCAACAACATGCTGGTCAAGCTGACTGAGGACCCACGCAGGAAGTTCATTTGGTCTGAGATCTCCTTCTTCGCCAAGTGGTGGGAGAGCGCCGACATGCACAAGCAGGAAGCCATGCGCAA GCTAATCCTGGGAGGGCAGCTGGAGATGGTGACCGGAGGTTGGGTTATGACTGATGAGGCCAATGTTCACTACTTCGCCATGATTGACCAGCTCATAGAGGGCCATCAGTGGCTGGAGAAGAACGTGG GTGTGACCCCACAGTCGGGTTGGGCGGTGGATCCCTTTGGCCACAGTGCCACCATGGCCTACTTGCTGAAAAGGGCCAACCTGACCAGCATGCTCATCCAGAGGGTCCACTACTCCATCAAGAAGCACTTCGCCTCCAGCCGCAGCCTGGAGTTCATGTGGAGGCAGTCCTGGG ACCAAGAGTCGGGCACGGACATCTTCTGCCACATGATGCCCTTCTACAGTTATGACGTGCCACACACCTGCGGACCTGACCCCAAGATCTGCTGCCAGTTTGACTTCAAGAGGCTGCCGGGCGGCCGGGTCAACTGTCCCTGGAAGGTTCCTCCGCGGGCCGTGGTGGAGGCCAACGTGGCAGAAAG GGCCCACCTGCTCTTGGATCAGTACCGTAAGAAGTCCAAGCTGTTCCGCAGTAAGGTGGTTCTGATTCCGCTGGGAGATGACTTCCGCTACGACAAGGCCCTGGAGTGGGACCAGCAGTACCTCAACTACCAGAGACTCTTTGACTACATGAACTCTCACTCTGAGATGCACGTGCAG GCCCAGTTTGGGACCCTGACTGACTACTTCACTGCGGTTTACAAGGCCAACGGTGTGCCCCAGGGTGTCAGACCCCCAGAATACCCTGTGCTGAGCGGGGACTTCTTTGCGTACGCAGACCGAGAGGACCACTACTGGAGCGGCTATTACACCTCCCGGCCCTTCTACAAGAGCATGGACCGGGTGCTGGAGTCCCATCTCAG AGGTGCAGAGATCCTGTTCAGTCTGGCTGTGGCCCATGCTCGCCATGCGGGAATGGAAGGCCGCTACCCCACGTCAGATTACACCCTGCTGACGGACGCCAGGCGCACCGTCGCCCTGTTCCAGCATCATGATGCCATCACAGGCACCGCCAAGGAGAACGTGGTCATCGACTACGGCAACAG GTTACTGCGCTCCCTGCAGGGCCTGAAGAGAGTAATCATTAACGCAGCCCACTTCCTGGTAATGAAAAACAAGGACGTGTATCGCTTCTACCAGACAGAACCCTTCCTAGAGACG GATGATGGGCGTGCCACCCAAGACTCCCTGCCCCAGCGCACCCTTATTGAACTGGACCAATCAGGACCTAG gTACCTGGTGCTGTTCAACCCAGTGGAGCAGGACAGGCTGTGTGTGGTGACAGTGTTGGTGAACTCTGTCCGGGTCCGGGTGCTCACAGAGGATGGACAGACCCTCCCTGTACAGCTCAGTGCCCAGTGGAGCTCTGCTAGCCAGATGAGCGCAGAGGgcttccag GCCTCCTTCATGGTGCGTCTGCCTGCCCTGGGCCTGGCAGTGTTCCACCTGTATGACTCTGCTGACACCCCCATGACGCTGCGCTCTGAGACCCTGCTGAGGCTGACTGGTCAGGGGCAGACTGCCCATGCCGTGGACCCCCTGCCATTGCGCTCCCAGACAGCAGACCCACAGCTCTTCTACATCTCCACCCAGTCCCTTACACTGGGCTTCTCTGGAACcactggcctgctggag AGCATCCATCGTAAAGACGACCCACAGGAGGTCAAGGTTCAGATCCAGTTTGTGACGTACGGCACTCGGTCCTCAAAGGACAAGAGCGGGGCTTACCTTTTCCTGCCTGATGGGAAGGCTAAG cCCTACAGTCAGAAGGAGCCTCCGGTGGTGCGTGTGGTGGAGGGCCCTCTCTTCTCTGAGGTAGTGGCTATGTACCAGCACTTCCAACAGACCATTCGCATACACAATGTGCCAGGTGTGGACGGTCTGTCCCTGGATGTCACCACCATGGTGGACATCAGAGAACAGTCTAACAAAGAGCTGGCCATGCGTCTGGTCACGGACATCCAGAATGACGACACCTTCTACACAGACCTCAACGGATTCCAG ATGCAGCCCCGGCGCCACTTCCTGAAGCTCCCTCTGCAAGCCAACTTCTACCCCATGCCCAGCCAGGCCTACATCCAGGACAGCCATCTCCGCCTCACCCTGCACTCTGCCCAGGCACTGGGTGTCACCAGCCTAGAGAGTG GCCAGTTGGAGGTGATTCTGGACCGGCGGCTGATGCAGGATGATAACCGTGGCCTGGGCCAGGGCCTGAAGGACAACAAGAAGACGGCCAACCGCTTCCGCCTCCTACTGGAGAGGAGGTCCACTGGCAACAAG GTGGTGGACAGCAGACCAACCAGCTTCCCCTCCCTACTTAGTCACATGACCTCGGCCATCCTCAACCACGAGGTGTTGGCGCTGCCCGTGCTACCCAAGAAGCGTGGCATCCCTCCCTTGCATACCTTCACGCCCCTTATGGGGGCCCTGCCCTGTGACTTCCACGTGCTCAACCTGCGCAGCGTCCAGCACCAG CAGGACACCCACTCCCCGTCTCCCTACACAGCCCTCATCCTGCATCGGAAGGGTCTGGACTGTGACCTGGAGACCCCCAACCCCGGATTCAACTGTACCACTTCCGAGGGACAG CTGGGTTTGTCTTCTCTGTTCCGTAACCTGGACCTCCAGCTGCTGCAGCCCGTGTCTCTGTCCCTGATGTACTCCAGCCCCCCTCTGGCCAATGACTCCTCCATCAGCTTGGAGCCCATGGAGATCTCAGCCTTCAGGCTCAAACTGCGCTAG
- the LOC115197323 gene encoding alpha-mannosidase 2x isoform X2 gives MGSRMKLKKQVTVCGGAIFCVAVFSLYLMLDKVQHDPASRQNGGGNFPRNRIEQLEQLLEENHQIISHIKDSVLELTDTGAVPPSGQLPFRSANGSWVLPFDGHPTFLSVKPQDCQFAQGRRGHTDLQMLDIYSLLKFDNVDGGVWKQGFEITYEPGAWDNEPLQVFVVPHSHNDPGWIKTFDKYYTDQTQHIFNNMLVKLTEDPRRKFIWSEISFFAKWWESADMHKQEAMRKLILGGQLEMVTGGWVMTDEANVHYFAMIDQLIEGHQWLEKNVGVTPQSGWAVDPFGHSATMAYLLKRANLTSMLIQRVHYSIKKHFASSRSLEFMWRQSWDQESGTDIFCHMMPFYSYDVPHTCGPDPKICCQFDFKRLPGGRVNCPWKVPPRAVVEANVAERAHLLLDQYRKKSKLFRSKVVLIPLGDDFRYDKALEWDQQYLNYQRLFDYMNSHSEMHVQAQFGTLTDYFTAVYKANGVPQGVRPPEYPVLSGDFFAYADREDHYWSGYYTSRPFYKSMDRVLESHLRGAEILFSLAVAHARHAGMEGRYPTSDYTLLTDARRTVALFQHHDAITGTAKENVVIDYGNRLLRSLQGLKRVIINAAHFLVMKNKDVYRFYQTEPFLETDDGRATQDSLPQRTLIELDQSGPRYLVLFNPVEQDRLCVVTVLVNSVRVRVLTEDGQTLPVQLSAQWSSASQMSAEGFQASFMVRLPALGLAVFHLYDSADTPMTLRSETLLRLTGQGQTAHAVDPLPLRSQTADPQLFYISTQSLTLGFSGTTGLLESIHRKDDPQEVKVQIQFVTYGTRSSKDKSGAYLFLPDGKAKPYSQKEPPVVRVVEGPLFSEVVAMYQHFQQTIRIHNVPGVDGLSLDVTTMVDIREQSNKELAMRLVTDIQNDDTFYTDLNGFQMQPRRHFLKLPLQANFYPMPSQAYIQDSHLRLTLHSAQALGVTSLESGQLEVILDRRLMQDDNRGLGQGLKDNKKTANRFRLLLERRSTGNKVVDSRPTSFPSLLSHMTSAILNHEVLALPVLPKKRGIPPLHTFTPLMGALPCDFHVLNLRSVQHQQDTHSPSPYTALILHRKGLDCDLETPNPGFNCTTSEGQLGLSSLFRNLDLQLLQPVSLSLMYSSPPLANDSSISLEPMEISAFRLKLR, from the exons atGGGCTCAAGGATGAAGCTGAAAAAGCAGGTGACGGTATGTGGAGGAGCCATATTCTGTGTGGCCGTATTTTCCCTGTATCTGATGTTGGACAAGGTCCAACACGACCCTGCAAGTCGACAGAACGGCGGTGGGAACTTCCCAAGG AACCGCATAGAACAGCTGGAGCAGCTACTGGAGGAGAACCACCAGATCATCAGCCACATCAAGGACTCTGTTCTGGAGCTGACCGACACTGGTGCTGTCCCCCCCAGCGGACAGCTGCCCTTCCGCAGTGCCAATGGTTCCTGGGTCCTGCCCTTTGACGGACACCCCACCTTCCTCTCCGTCAAGCCCCAGGACTGCCAGTTCGCCCAGGGCCGCCGCGGACATACCGACCTGCAG ATGCTAGACATATACTCCCTGTTGAAGTTTGACAATGTGGACGGGGGTGTGTGGAAGCAGGGCTTTGAGATCACCTATGAGCCTGGGGCGTGGGACAATGAACCGCTGCAGGTGTTTGTGGTCCCTCACTCCCATAACGACCCAG GCTGGATCAAGACGTTTGATAAGTACTACACAGATCAGACGCAGCACATCTTCAACAACATGCTGGTCAAGCTGACTGAGGACCCACGCAGGAAGTTCATTTGGTCTGAGATCTCCTTCTTCGCCAAGTGGTGGGAGAGCGCCGACATGCACAAGCAGGAAGCCATGCGCAA GCTAATCCTGGGAGGGCAGCTGGAGATGGTGACCGGAGGTTGGGTTATGACTGATGAGGCCAATGTTCACTACTTCGCCATGATTGACCAGCTCATAGAGGGCCATCAGTGGCTGGAGAAGAACGTGG GTGTGACCCCACAGTCGGGTTGGGCGGTGGATCCCTTTGGCCACAGTGCCACCATGGCCTACTTGCTGAAAAGGGCCAACCTGACCAGCATGCTCATCCAGAGGGTCCACTACTCCATCAAGAAGCACTTCGCCTCCAGCCGCAGCCTGGAGTTCATGTGGAGGCAGTCCTGGG ACCAAGAGTCGGGCACGGACATCTTCTGCCACATGATGCCCTTCTACAGTTATGACGTGCCACACACCTGCGGACCTGACCCCAAGATCTGCTGCCAGTTTGACTTCAAGAGGCTGCCGGGCGGCCGGGTCAACTGTCCCTGGAAGGTTCCTCCGCGGGCCGTGGTGGAGGCCAACGTGGCAGAAAG GGCCCACCTGCTCTTGGATCAGTACCGTAAGAAGTCCAAGCTGTTCCGCAGTAAGGTGGTTCTGATTCCGCTGGGAGATGACTTCCGCTACGACAAGGCCCTGGAGTGGGACCAGCAGTACCTCAACTACCAGAGACTCTTTGACTACATGAACTCTCACTCTGAGATGCACGTGCAG GCCCAGTTTGGGACCCTGACTGACTACTTCACTGCGGTTTACAAGGCCAACGGTGTGCCCCAGGGTGTCAGACCCCCAGAATACCCTGTGCTGAGCGGGGACTTCTTTGCGTACGCAGACCGAGAGGACCACTACTGGAGCGGCTATTACACCTCCCGGCCCTTCTACAAGAGCATGGACCGGGTGCTGGAGTCCCATCTCAG AGGTGCAGAGATCCTGTTCAGTCTGGCTGTGGCCCATGCTCGCCATGCGGGAATGGAAGGCCGCTACCCCACGTCAGATTACACCCTGCTGACGGACGCCAGGCGCACCGTCGCCCTGTTCCAGCATCATGATGCCATCACAGGCACCGCCAAGGAGAACGTGGTCATCGACTACGGCAACAG GTTACTGCGCTCCCTGCAGGGCCTGAAGAGAGTAATCATTAACGCAGCCCACTTCCTGGTAATGAAAAACAAGGACGTGTATCGCTTCTACCAGACAGAACCCTTCCTAGAGACG GATGATGGGCGTGCCACCCAAGACTCCCTGCCCCAGCGCACCCTTATTGAACTGGACCAATCAGGACCTAG gTACCTGGTGCTGTTCAACCCAGTGGAGCAGGACAGGCTGTGTGTGGTGACAGTGTTGGTGAACTCTGTCCGGGTCCGGGTGCTCACAGAGGATGGACAGACCCTCCCTGTACAGCTCAGTGCCCAGTGGAGCTCTGCTAGCCAGATGAGCGCAGAGGgcttccag GCCTCCTTCATGGTGCGTCTGCCTGCCCTGGGCCTGGCAGTGTTCCACCTGTATGACTCTGCTGACACCCCCATGACGCTGCGCTCTGAGACCCTGCTGAGGCTGACTGGTCAGGGGCAGACTGCCCATGCCGTGGACCCCCTGCCATTGCGCTCCCAGACAGCAGACCCACAGCTCTTCTACATCTCCACCCAGTCCCTTACACTGGGCTTCTCTGGAACcactggcctgctggag AGCATCCATCGTAAAGACGACCCACAGGAGGTCAAGGTTCAGATCCAGTTTGTGACGTACGGCACTCGGTCCTCAAAGGACAAGAGCGGGGCTTACCTTTTCCTGCCTGATGGGAAGGCTAAG cCCTACAGTCAGAAGGAGCCTCCGGTGGTGCGTGTGGTGGAGGGCCCTCTCTTCTCTGAGGTAGTGGCTATGTACCAGCACTTCCAACAGACCATTCGCATACACAATGTGCCAGGTGTGGACGGTCTGTCCCTGGATGTCACCACCATGGTGGACATCAGAGAACAGTCTAACAAAGAGCTGGCCATGCGTCTGGTCACGGACATCCAGAATGACGACACCTTCTACACAGACCTCAACGGATTCCAG ATGCAGCCCCGGCGCCACTTCCTGAAGCTCCCTCTGCAAGCCAACTTCTACCCCATGCCCAGCCAGGCCTACATCCAGGACAGCCATCTCCGCCTCACCCTGCACTCTGCCCAGGCACTGGGTGTCACCAGCCTAGAGAGTG GCCAGTTGGAGGTGATTCTGGACCGGCGGCTGATGCAGGATGATAACCGTGGCCTGGGCCAGGGCCTGAAGGACAACAAGAAGACGGCCAACCGCTTCCGCCTCCTACTGGAGAGGAGGTCCACTGGCAACAAG GTGGTGGACAGCAGACCAACCAGCTTCCCCTCCCTACTTAGTCACATGACCTCGGCCATCCTCAACCACGAGGTGTTGGCGCTGCCCGTGCTACCCAAGAAGCGTGGCATCCCTCCCTTGCATACCTTCACGCCCCTTATGGGGGCCCTGCCCTGTGACTTCCACGTGCTCAACCTGCGCAGCGTCCAGCACCAG CAGGACACCCACTCCCCGTCTCCCTACACAGCCCTCATCCTGCATCGGAAGGGTCTGGACTGTGACCTGGAGACCCCCAACCCCGGATTCAACTGTACCACTTCCGAGGGACAG CTGGGTTTGTCTTCTCTGTTCCGTAACCTGGACCTCCAGCTGCTGCAGCCCGTGTCTCTGTCCCTGATGTACTCCAGCCCCCCTCTGGCCAATGACTCCTCCATCAGCTTGGAGCCCATGGAGATCTCAGCCTTCAGGCTCAAACTGCGCTAG